TTTCTGGAATAATAAATAATGGATCATAACCAAACCCATTATTTCCACGTGGAATACGCCCAATCATACCTGATAATTCGCCTGATACCACCAAACTTTCTTTTCCTGGTTCAGCAAGTACTAGCGTACAATGAAACTGTGCTGTACGTTCATTCATTGGTATATCAGTTAATTCATGTAATAACTTAGCATTATTCGCTGCATCACTTTTTCTCTCCCCTGCATATCTTGCTGAATAAACGCCTGGTTGTCCACCCAACGCATCTACTTTTAAACCAGAATCATCTGCTAAAACCAAGCAATGTAACTCTTTAGCAATCCCTTCTGCTTTTAGTCGAGCATTTTCTTCAAATGTTTTTCCTGTTTCTTCAATATCTGCCATTTCTGGATAATCAAGTAATGTTTTAATCTCGTATCCTCTTGATTTAAATAAGTCAACAAACTCTTTTGCTTTTCCTTCATTTCTTGTCGCAATTAATAAATGATTGTTCAAAACAGGTGCTTCTTGTTTTTTCGCAACATTTCTTAACGCTAACGCATTTTTTTGCAAGCGAATAAGTTCTGTCACGCTTTTTTCAGCATAATCTAATAATTGATTCAACTCTCCTCTTGTAAAGGTTGCCTCTTCACCTGTCCCTTGAATCTCAATTAATTCTAATTTTTCTGTCATCACAACATTACAATCAACTTGAGCTGCTGAATCTTCTTCGTAATCTAAATCTGTGATTACTTCTCCGTAGTGATTTAACCCCACACTAATCGCAGCCAAGTAAGATGTAATTGGATTTTCTGTTAATTCTCCGCTTTCTACT
This genomic stretch from Vagococcus sp. CY52-2 harbors:
- the rph gene encoding ribonuclease PH, with the translated sequence MRHDKRKNNEMRKVSFVLDYLDYPEGSVLVSFGNTKVIVNATIENSVPPFLRETGTGWVTAEYSMLPRATHTRNRRESSKGKLTGRTMEIQRLIGRSLRSVIDLKKLGERSIVIDCDVIQADGGTRTASITGAFLALKMAVDTLVESGELTENPITSYLAAISVGLNHYGEVITDLDYEEDSAAQVDCNVVMTEKLELIEIQGTGEEATFTRGELNQLLDYAEKSVTELIRLQKNALALRNVAKKQEAPVLNNHLLIATRNEGKAKEFVDLFKSRGYEIKTLLDYPEMADIEETGKTFEENARLKAEGIAKELHCLVLADDSGLKVDALGGQPGVYSARYAGERKSDAANNAKLLHELTDIPMNERTAQFHCTLVLAEPGKESLVVSGELSGMIGRIPRGNNGFGYDPLFIIPETDKTLAEMTADEKNKISHRAKALHELDKKIDTWLGEKSK